A window from Nitrososphaerota archaeon encodes these proteins:
- the uppS gene encoding di-trans,poly-cis-decaprenylcistransferase: protein MFGVYKIYEKYLEHQLSKKEKPKHIGLILDGNRRWAREKSLPTKLGHYFGAENAKNLLEWCYKLGIESVTVFAFSTENFNRPKEEVDELFAIIEEKLRELLQDERIHKYRVRVKGIGKMDLLPQSIRSLLSDIERNTADYDQHFLNIALAYGGRSEIVDAVKKICEEVKAGRLDPSTISAETIEQHLYTSHLPHPDPDLIIRTSGEERLSGFLLWQSAYSELVFLDIFWPEFRKIDLMRAIRIYQQRDRRFGR from the coding sequence GAAAAGTATCTTGAGCACCAGCTATCAAAAAAGGAGAAGCCGAAGCACATAGGCTTGATCCTAGACGGAAACAGAAGATGGGCAAGAGAGAAATCACTACCAACAAAGCTGGGTCACTATTTTGGTGCTGAAAACGCAAAGAACCTTCTTGAATGGTGTTACAAGCTTGGGATAGAGAGTGTCACGGTCTTTGCGTTCTCAACCGAAAACTTCAACAGACCTAAAGAAGAAGTAGACGAACTCTTTGCTATCATCGAGGAGAAGTTGAGGGAGCTACTACAGGACGAGCGGATACATAAGTATAGGGTTAGGGTGAAGGGGATCGGTAAGATGGATCTGCTGCCTCAAAGCATTCGTTCCCTCCTTTCTGACATCGAGCGGAACACAGCAGATTACGATCAACACTTCCTCAACATCGCTTTAGCGTATGGTGGTAGGAGTGAGATAGTAGATGCGGTGAAGAAGATATGTGAAGAGGTGAAGGCCGGTAGGCTAGACCCCTCTACCATAAGTGCTGAGACGATAGAGCAGCACCTCTACACCTCTCATTTACCTCACCCAGACCCCGACTTGATAATAAGAACTTCTGGTGAAGAGAGGCTCAGCGGCTTTCTCCTCTGGCAGTCAGCATACAGCGAGCTAGTCTTCTTAGATATATTTTGGCCTGAGTTCAGAAAGATCGATCTTATGAGGGCGATAAGAATCTATCAGCAGCGTGATAGGAGGTTCGGTAGATAA